From one Gossypium hirsutum isolate 1008001.06 chromosome D08, Gossypium_hirsutum_v2.1, whole genome shotgun sequence genomic stretch:
- the LOC107914522 gene encoding probable aspartic proteinase GIP2, translated as MASLQYLLFISFLVFFVAPGLAQQSFRPKALVVPVSKDASTLQYLTTINQRTPFVPIRVVVDLGGRYLWVDCERDYVSSTYRPARCGSAQCSLAGANGCGDCFDGPRPGCNNNTCAVGPGNTVTNTAGPGEVAQDVVSLQSTDGRNPGRVVTVPRFLFACAPTSLLQGLANGVVGMAGFGRYRIGLPSQFSAAFSFRRKFAICLSSANGVIFFGDGPYVFLPGVDASESLTFTPLFINPISTAPSFPLGEPSAEYFIGVKSIKVNEKPVSLNTTLLSINSEGVGGTKISTVNPYTALEASIFKAVTEAFINEAAARNITRVAGVAPFEVCFSSRNIVGTRLGAAVPSIDLVLQNENTFWRIFGANSMVEVSREVSCLGFVNGGSNPMTSIVIGGYQLEDTLLQFDLATSRLGFSSTLLGRQTTCANFNFTSNA; from the coding sequence ATGGCTTCTCTTCAGTATCTTCTCTTCATTTCATTCTTAGTTTTCTTTGTTGCTCCTGGTTTAGCCCAACAGTCGTTCCGCCCCAAGGCCCTGGTCGTTCCAGTCTCTAAAGACGCCTCCACACTTCAATACCTCACCACTATTAACCAAAGGACACCCTTTGTTCCTATACGCGTTGTGGTTGATCTCGGTGGCCGATACTTGTGGGTTGATTGTGAACGGGATTATGTTTCATCGACTTACCGTCCTGCCAGGTGCGGTTCAGCCCAATGCTCGCTGGCTGGAGCCAATGGGTGCGGAGATTGTTTCGATGGACCAAGGCCAGGGTGCAACAACAATACATGTGCTGTCGGACCCGGCAACACCGTCACTAACACCGCCGGTCCTGGTGAGGTTGCACAAGATGTTGTCTCTCTGCAATCAACTGATGGGAGGAATCCTGGCAGAGTGGTAACCGTGCCTAGATTCCTTTTCGCTTGTGCACCAACTTCCCTGCTTCAAGGCCTTGCTAACGGTGTTGTGGGAATGGCTGGTTTCGGTAGGTATAGAATTGGGCTTCCTTCGCAATTCTCTGCTGCTTTCAGTTTCCGAAGGAAATTCGCCATTTGTCTCTCGTCTGCCAATGGTGTTATTTTCTTCGGTGATGGTCCCTATGTGTTCCTCCCTGGAGTTGATGCATCAGAATCGCTTACTTTCACACCGCTCTTCATTAACCCTATCAGCACAGCCCCTTCTTTCCCTCTCGGTGAACCTTCCGCCGAGTATTTCATCGGCGTTAAGTCCATCAAAGTGAACGAAAAACCCGTCTCACTGAATACAACGTTACTGTCCATTAACAGCGAAGGTGTTGGGGGCACAAAGATTAGCACCGTGAATCCCTACACTGCCCTAGAGGCTTCCATCTTCAAAGCTGTTACTGAGGCCTTCATTAATGAAGCTGCTGCTAGGAACATCACCAGGGTGGCTGGTGTGGCCCCATTTGAGGtatgtttcagctcaagaaacatTGTAGGAACACGTTTAGGAGCAGCGGTGCCATCAATAGACCTCGTGTTGCAGAACGAGAATACTTTTTGGAGGATTTTTGGGGCAAACTCGATGGTCGAGGTTAGCAGGGAAGTGTCGTGTCTTGGGTTCGTGAATGGTGGCTCGAACCCAATGACTTCCATTGTTATTGGAGGGTACCAATTGGAGGACACTCTTCTTCAGTTTGATTTGGCAACTTCAAGGCTGGGGTTCAGCTCTACCCTTTTGGGTAGGCAAACTACTTGCGCCAATTTCAACTTCACATCTAATGCTTAG
- the LOC107914528 gene encoding stem-specific protein TSJT1, whose amino-acid sequence MLGVFSTEIVTPPEELVAAGDRSPSPRTTALALMKRYINSNPSSVSIQIGDQVHLAYSRHNESLLQPRSFGVKDDIFCLFEGMLDNLGSLRQQYGLAKCADEVMLVIEAYKALRDRAPYPPSHVVGHLAGNFAFLVFDKSTSTLFVASDQSGRVPLYWGITADGFVAFSDDAEMLKSACGKSIASFPQGCFFSTTLGEIRSYENPKNKIIAIPAPDEEIWGATFKVEGPVVVLARE is encoded by the exons ATGCTAGGTGTTTTTAGCACTGAAATTGTAACGCCACCGGAGGAGCTGGTGGCTGCCGGAGACCGGAGTCCGTCCCCGAGGACCACTGCCTTGGCTTTGATGAAACGTTACATCAACTCTAACCCATCTTCGGTTTCTATACAAATTGGTGATCAAGTTCACTTGGCTTATTCTCGCCACAATGAGTCTCTTCTTCAACCCAG ATCATTTGGTGTCAAAGATGATATATTCTGCTTGTTTGAAGGCATGCTCGATAACTTAGGTAGCCTCAGGCAACAATATGGTCTAGCCAAGTGTGCGGATGAGGTGATGCTGGTGATTGAAGCATACAAAGCGTTGCGTGACCGAGCTCCTTACCCTCCCAGCCATGTTGTCGGTCATCTCGCTGGCAATTTCGCGTTTCTAGTATTCGATAAGTCCACATCCACATTGTTCGTGGCTTCT GATCAGTCAGGCAGAGTTCCTCTTTACTGGGGGATTACAGCAGATGGATTTGTGGCATTTTCAGATGATGCAGAGATGCTTAAAAGTGCATGTGGCAAATCAATTGCTTCTTTCCCTCAGG GGTGCTTCTTTTCAACCACACTAGGCGAGATACGAAGCTATGAAAATCCCAAGAACAAGATCATTGCCATTCCTGCACCAGATGAAGAGATTTGGGGTGCAACATTCAag GTGGAAGGACCGGTGGTTGTTTTAGCCAGAGAGTAA